A single region of the Thermoflexus sp. genome encodes:
- a CDS encoding NAD+ synthase has product MRIDPDLVRGVLVRFIRDEISKFGMRRAVIGLSGGVDSSLTCFLAAEALGPENVLAVRMPYRTSSPDSLLHAHLVIEQLGVPSETVEITPMVEPLFERFPDMDARRRGNVMARMRMIVLYDLSAAWGGMVVGTSNKTEILLGYFTLYGDGAYALAPLGDLYKNQVRQLARAVGVPEEIIRKPPTADLWLGQTDEGELGVTYDEADRILYLLVEERMTLDQVIALGFDGETVRRLWRMVRDTQFKRRTPLIAKLTSRTVGIDFRYLRDWGH; this is encoded by the coding sequence ATGCGGATCGATCCGGATCTGGTGCGGGGCGTGCTGGTTCGTTTCATCCGGGATGAGATCAGCAAATTCGGGATGAGGCGGGCGGTGATCGGCCTCTCAGGCGGAGTTGATTCTTCGCTCACATGCTTTCTGGCGGCGGAGGCCCTGGGCCCCGAAAACGTCCTGGCGGTGCGCATGCCCTATCGCACTTCCTCTCCGGATAGCCTGCTCCATGCCCATCTGGTCATCGAGCAGCTGGGGGTGCCCTCCGAGACGGTGGAAATCACGCCGATGGTGGAGCCGCTCTTCGAGCGGTTCCCGGACATGGATGCCCGGCGCCGGGGCAATGTCATGGCCCGCATGCGGATGATCGTCCTGTATGATCTCTCCGCGGCCTGGGGCGGGATGGTGGTGGGCACCAGCAACAAGACGGAGATCCTGCTGGGCTATTTCACGCTCTACGGAGATGGGGCTTACGCCCTGGCCCCTCTCGGCGATCTATACAAGAACCAGGTCCGCCAGCTAGCTCGTGCCGTCGGAGTGCCGGAGGAGATCATCCGCAAACCGCCCACGGCGGATCTGTGGTTGGGCCAGACGGACGAGGGGGAGCTGGGGGTGACCTACGATGAAGCGGATCGTATCCTCTACCTGCTGGTGGAGGAACGGATGACTCTGGATCAGGTCATCGCCCTGGGCTTCGATGGAGAAACCGTCCGCCGCCTGTGGCGCATGGTCCGCGACACGCAGTTCAAGCGGCGGACGCCGCTCATCGCCAAGCTGACTTCACGAACGGTAGGGATTGATTTCCGATATCTGCGGGATTGGGGACATTGA
- a CDS encoding DUF3048 domain-containing protein, which yields MAQRVLRVLWIALWLVTACASRATPAGPQPPTPTMPPPLAVNERNVTPTPSPAPTPTAPSVGSIDAFPPDVNPLTGLRVSDPAVLKRRPLAIKISNYPPVVRPQSGVDRADLVFEHYAEGGVTRFTAIYLSQDAEPVGPVRSARLIDLELPVMFKAILAYSGASAGVNARIRASDFLERALSPDFGVGAPIFWRIHREGVAVEHTLFTSTWRLWEEATRRGINAPQDLRGMRFSEQPPVGGQPVSTFIIPYRVEPVTWRYDRGSGRWLRWTAGHPHMDALTGRQLSALNVVVVYAHHQTTDILEDRLGNYSIEIQIWGSGPVRIFRDGQMYEGQWQRFRREDMLRFVDAQGQPIPLKPGNTWFEMVPLNMQVQIP from the coding sequence ATGGCCCAGAGGGTGCTTCGAGTGCTATGGATCGCGCTCTGGCTGGTGACGGCCTGCGCCTCTCGGGCGACCCCGGCGGGACCCCAGCCTCCCACGCCGACCATGCCGCCACCTCTTGCGGTGAACGAGAGGAACGTCACGCCCACCCCGTCTCCTGCGCCGACGCCCACTGCGCCCTCTGTGGGTTCCATCGATGCATTCCCCCCGGATGTGAATCCGTTAACCGGCCTGCGGGTGTCGGACCCGGCTGTGCTGAAGCGGCGGCCCCTCGCGATCAAGATCTCGAATTATCCCCCGGTGGTCCGTCCGCAATCGGGGGTGGATCGGGCGGATCTGGTCTTCGAGCATTACGCGGAGGGCGGGGTCACCCGTTTCACCGCCATCTATCTGAGCCAGGATGCGGAGCCGGTGGGCCCCGTCCGCAGCGCCCGGCTGATCGATCTGGAGCTCCCGGTGATGTTCAAGGCGATTCTGGCCTATTCCGGCGCCAGCGCGGGGGTCAACGCGCGGATCCGCGCTTCGGACTTTCTGGAACGAGCGCTGAGCCCGGACTTCGGCGTGGGCGCGCCGATCTTCTGGCGCATACACCGGGAGGGAGTTGCGGTGGAGCATACCCTCTTCACCAGCACCTGGCGGCTCTGGGAGGAAGCGACCCGCCGGGGGATCAACGCCCCGCAGGATCTGCGGGGGATGCGCTTTTCCGAACAGCCTCCCGTCGGTGGTCAACCGGTTTCCACGTTTATCATCCCTTATCGGGTGGAGCCAGTCACCTGGCGATACGATCGGGGTTCCGGACGATGGCTGCGTTGGACAGCAGGCCATCCTCATATGGATGCGCTCACCGGACGTCAGCTCTCCGCCCTCAATGTGGTGGTGGTTTATGCCCACCACCAGACCACGGACATCCTGGAGGATCGGCTGGGGAACTATTCCATTGAGATTCAAATCTGGGGCAGCGGGCCGGTTCGAATCTTTCGGGATGGTCAAATGTATGAGGGGCAGTGGCAGCGCTTTCGGCGGGAAGATATGCTTCGCTTCGTCGATGCGCAGGGCCAGCCGATCCCGCTGAAGCCGGGCAACACTTGGTTCGAGATGGTGCCCCTGAATATGCAGGTTCAGATTCCATAA
- a CDS encoding secondary thiamine-phosphate synthase enzyme YjbQ gives MVVTERLTVRTRGNNDVVDLTEPVAEAVTRSGLKAGIVTVFVPGSTAGLTTMEFESGAVEDLQRWLEEAIPASREYRHNLRWGDQNGHSHLRASLIGPSLTIPFQDHRLLLGTWQQIVLIDFDIRPRRREIVIQIIGE, from the coding sequence ATGGTGGTCACCGAGCGCCTGACCGTGCGAACCCGGGGGAACAACGATGTGGTGGATCTGACGGAACCGGTAGCGGAGGCGGTGACGCGCTCCGGCCTGAAGGCAGGCATCGTGACCGTCTTCGTCCCGGGGTCCACCGCCGGGCTAACCACCATGGAGTTCGAGTCCGGAGCAGTGGAGGATCTGCAGCGCTGGCTTGAGGAGGCGATCCCCGCCTCACGAGAATATCGTCACAACCTTCGATGGGGGGATCAAAACGGGCATTCCCATCTCCGGGCTTCGCTGATCGGTCCCTCCCTCACCATCCCCTTTCAGGATCATCGCCTTCTGCTTGGAACCTGGCAGCAGATCGTGCTGATCGATTTTGATATCCGTCCCCGCCGACGGGAGATCGTTATTCAAATCATAGGAGAGTGA
- a CDS encoding sugar phosphate isomerase/epimerase family protein — protein sequence MIGISCGKLEDLPALRDFAEVHSLGLELQEFAQPEILDGEWRELLHRYRQALAGFSGPISLHGPFVDLFSGSVDPRIAAVAMDRYRQSLEIAAELGAWLVNFHLNYNPLVDESSYRPRWLERQVGFWAALALEAQEMGIRIALENMWEPDPFLQVEVIQKVNHFYVGACLDIGHAYLYSRVPLQAWINVLEPVLIYAHLHNTTGVQDRHLPLTHGAIPMEPVLSRLVRCLNRPMLILEMPSLAEIQESFPVLQRILQRVSWPQ from the coding sequence ATGATTGGGATCAGTTGCGGCAAGCTGGAGGATCTGCCTGCCCTCCGCGATTTCGCAGAGGTGCACAGTCTGGGTCTGGAGCTTCAGGAATTCGCCCAGCCAGAGATCCTGGATGGTGAATGGCGGGAGTTGCTTCATCGCTATCGCCAGGCCCTGGCCGGGTTTTCCGGTCCCATCTCTCTGCACGGCCCCTTTGTGGATCTGTTCAGCGGAAGCGTGGATCCGCGAATCGCGGCGGTGGCGATGGATCGCTATCGCCAGTCACTGGAGATCGCTGCCGAGCTGGGGGCATGGTTGGTGAACTTTCACCTGAATTACAATCCGCTGGTGGATGAATCCTCCTATCGCCCGCGATGGCTGGAACGGCAGGTAGGCTTCTGGGCCGCGCTGGCCTTGGAGGCCCAGGAGATGGGCATCCGGATCGCGCTGGAGAACATGTGGGAGCCCGACCCTTTCCTTCAGGTCGAGGTCATCCAGAAGGTGAACCACTTTTACGTCGGGGCGTGTCTGGATATCGGCCACGCCTATTTATATTCCCGCGTTCCGCTGCAAGCGTGGATCAACGTGCTGGAGCCCGTGTTGATCTATGCGCATCTTCATAACACAACTGGGGTTCAGGATCGACATCTTCCTCTCACCCACGGAGCGATCCCAATGGAACCGGTCCTCAGCCGGCTGGTCCGCTGCCTGAATCGCCCTATGCTGATCCTCGAGATGCCCAGTTTGGCGGAGATCCAGGAGAGTTTTCCTGTTCTGCAGCGTATTCTGCAGCGCGTGTCATGGCCGCAATGA
- the rsmD gene encoding 16S rRNA (guanine(966)-N(2))-methyltransferase RsmD, translated as MRVIAGSAKGRRLKSLPGSSTRPITDRVKTALFDILGPSIVGARVLDLFAGTGSVGIEALSRGATEAVFVEKDPRAIRVLRENLRQTGFVDRARVVRADVFDFLHSGPIEPFDFIYVAPPQYRGWWRRTLELLDARPGWLTASGIIVVQIHPREFAEVSLHHLGWADRRDYGSTHLLFYQRRFVE; from the coding sequence ATGCGGGTGATCGCGGGTTCCGCAAAGGGGCGCCGGTTGAAGAGTCTGCCGGGCTCGAGCACCCGTCCGATCACGGATCGGGTGAAGACAGCCCTTTTCGACATCCTGGGGCCTTCTATCGTGGGGGCCCGCGTGCTGGATCTTTTCGCAGGCACCGGCAGCGTGGGCATTGAAGCGCTGAGCCGGGGGGCGACGGAGGCGGTGTTTGTGGAGAAAGACCCGCGGGCGATCCGTGTGCTTCGGGAGAACCTGCGGCAGACCGGCTTCGTCGATCGGGCCCGGGTGGTTCGGGCGGATGTCTTCGATTTCCTGCACTCCGGGCCCATTGAGCCCTTTGATTTCATCTATGTGGCCCCGCCCCAGTATCGGGGATGGTGGCGTCGCACGCTCGAGCTCCTGGATGCCCGACCGGGTTGGCTGACCGCCTCAGGGATCATCGTGGTTCAGATCCACCCCCGGGAATTCGCGGAAGTTTCGCTTCACCATCTGGGTTGGGCAGACCGCCGGGATTATGGAAGCACCCATCTCCTGTTTTACCAGCGCCGCTTTGTAGAATAG